Proteins encoded by one window of Candidatus Obscuribacter sp.:
- a CDS encoding EamA family transporter: MNNWVMYAFTSMFFAGFTSVIAKKGLENISGDLGLIIRTCFVFIFVVIFGAIVVPKSDLALIKPVNVLWLSISAATTALSWVFYYKAIKLGDVSTVALIDKGSVIVAVALAFLLLHEAITPPKLIGAALIIAGLIVIARGQG, from the coding sequence ATGAATAACTGGGTCATGTACGCTTTTACCTCGATGTTTTTTGCTGGCTTTACCTCAGTGATTGCTAAGAAGGGACTGGAAAATATCTCAGGCGATCTTGGTCTTATCATCCGCACCTGCTTTGTTTTTATATTTGTTGTCATTTTTGGCGCAATAGTGGTGCCCAAAAGCGATCTAGCTTTGATCAAACCAGTCAACGTCCTCTGGCTCTCGATATCGGCAGCGACGACCGCACTATCTTGGGTCTTTTATTACAAAGCAATCAAACTAGGCGACGTCTCTACTGTAGCTCTTATCGATAAAGGTAGTGTGATTGTGGCTGTGGCTCTTGCGTTTTTGCTGCTGCATGAGGCCATCACACCGCCCAAACTAATTGGGGCAGCACTGATTATCGCGGGGTTGATTGTAATTGCACGAGGTCAGGGATAA
- a CDS encoding VWA domain-containing protein, with the protein MAREAAFVTVRGFVRGLGIMQLCQLCKSMVTKKSTAKALLALTVLVVHLAPVMAKESDNAFKRLIPTLDVLPAPVKLQASIQQNVSAILPTNIFGYAQKPEGNTALVSYVAPGSDAYKHGLLQGDRILAAQSGPDGMALIVERNKKRYSCTFNTRKPELAADSPALKGKVANAQALLDYQLVLLVDRSASMRTKDCPGDISRWQWCRDNTQKLLNQSLAATASNLSIIAFDTSYKTYERNNQDSLGQIFRDELPDGETLMAPALTEAFRLVYRQLQNAKPAMVVVISDGRPTDFDQVKRRLIDQSNTLIKPELLRVMFFQIGSGENSLAELDTGLVAQGAKADLVSVTPFTKVDSQGIATTLVDAALQSQKAQADKLAAQKSHGLSGNVQQDAQSLARRAAANRLVVIPQVKAHAPEGLGLNKTVKAHAVAGNRIEPVKPHPTGVVANNAKAKKVEEVDEKEVVRRERANQTYKY; encoded by the coding sequence ATGGCAAGAGAAGCTGCTTTTGTAACGGTACGCGGTTTTGTCAGGGGGCTGGGCATAATGCAATTGTGTCAACTGTGTAAGTCCATGGTAACCAAAAAGTCCACCGCAAAAGCCTTGCTTGCATTGACCGTGCTGGTCGTACACTTAGCCCCTGTTATGGCTAAAGAGTCTGATAATGCTTTTAAGCGCTTGATTCCGACTCTTGATGTTTTGCCGGCGCCAGTCAAACTGCAGGCCAGTATCCAGCAAAATGTCTCGGCTATTTTGCCGACCAATATTTTTGGCTACGCTCAAAAACCAGAAGGTAATACCGCACTGGTCAGTTATGTTGCTCCGGGCTCCGATGCTTATAAGCATGGTTTGTTGCAAGGCGACCGCATTTTGGCGGCTCAAAGTGGTCCAGATGGTATGGCATTGATTGTTGAGCGTAACAAAAAGCGCTACTCCTGCACTTTTAACACACGCAAACCAGAGCTGGCAGCTGATAGCCCCGCACTCAAAGGCAAAGTCGCCAATGCGCAGGCTTTGCTCGACTACCAGCTGGTTTTGTTGGTAGATCGATCTGCCTCAATGCGCACTAAAGACTGTCCTGGTGATATTAGCCGCTGGCAATGGTGCCGGGACAATACTCAGAAGCTACTTAACCAGAGCTTGGCTGCTACAGCTAGTAACCTGTCGATTATTGCTTTTGACACCAGCTACAAAACATACGAGCGTAACAATCAAGATAGTTTGGGGCAGATTTTTCGCGACGAATTGCCAGATGGTGAGACTCTCATGGCGCCTGCGTTAACCGAGGCATTTCGCCTGGTTTATCGGCAGCTGCAGAATGCTAAGCCCGCCATGGTCGTTGTTATTTCTGATGGTCGTCCCACTGACTTTGATCAGGTCAAAAGGCGCTTGATCGACCAGTCTAATACACTCATTAAACCAGAGCTTTTACGGGTTATGTTCTTTCAGATTGGTTCTGGCGAAAACTCCCTTGCTGAGCTGGATACAGGATTAGTGGCGCAGGGTGCAAAGGCCGATCTGGTATCAGTTACCCCATTTACAAAAGTGGATAGCCAGGGCATTGCCACCACTCTAGTGGATGCTGCACTGCAGTCGCAAAAAGCACAGGCTGATAAACTAGCTGCCCAAAAGTCGCACGGACTCTCGGGCAATGTCCAGCAAGACGCACAGTCGTTAGCGCGGCGTGCTGCTGCCAATCGATTGGTGGTTATTCCTCAGGTAAAAGCCCATGCGCCGGAGGGTCTCGGACTCAATAAAACAGTCAAGGCTCACGCTGTTGCTGGTAATCGTATAGAGCCTGTAAAGCCTCATCCCACTGGTGTTGTGGCAAATAATGCCAAGGCTAAAAAAGTAGAGGAAGTTGATGAAAAGGAAGTCGTGCGGCGCGAGCGCGCTAATCAGACTTATAAATATTAG
- a CDS encoding YceI family protein, giving the protein MITSFKALGAAIALTAAVGCAMPVFSAESDWTIEPAGSKLDFHLKNMGMGVDGKFTKVSGTVKYDGKNLAQASVDAKVDIDSVDTGNEMRDKHLKTKDFFDMGKYPAAEFTSNKIEVDKSGEFKIYGRLSLHGIPQEVVLNATPLKESVDKAGRKHLTTTATNQIERKSYGIGGLGAASISNEVSLNLTIDLVQ; this is encoded by the coding sequence ATGATTACTAGTTTCAAAGCTCTGGGCGCTGCGATTGCTTTGACTGCCGCTGTTGGCTGCGCTATGCCTGTCTTTAGCGCTGAGTCGGATTGGACCATCGAGCCGGCTGGTTCCAAATTGGACTTCCATCTTAAAAACATGGGTATGGGTGTCGACGGCAAATTTACCAAGGTCTCTGGCACAGTCAAGTATGACGGCAAAAATCTAGCGCAGGCATCTGTGGACGCCAAAGTCGATATAGACAGTGTGGACACTGGCAACGAAATGCGTGATAAGCACCTCAAGACCAAAGACTTTTTTGATATGGGCAAATACCCCGCTGCAGAGTTTACCTCAAACAAAATCGAGGTCGATAAGTCCGGCGAGTTTAAGATCTACGGAAGGCTGTCCCTGCATGGCATACCGCAAGAGGTGGTGCTAAATGCCACGCCTCTTAAGGAGTCGGTAGATAAGGCTGGGCGCAAGCATCTGACTACGACTGCTACTAATCAGATAGAGCGCAAAAGCTATGGCATCGGCGGGCTTGGCGCTGCTTCTATCAGCAATGAGGTCTCTCTCAATTTGACAATTGACCTAGTGCAATAA
- the hrpB gene encoding ATP-dependent helicase HrpB, whose translation MPLKPLPIDAVIPDALQRLQDKGALVLIAAPGAGKTTRIPPAVLDAKLANLASGQPGQIVVLQPRRVAARSAAARISDERGTKLGQEIGYMVRHERLCSRDTRILVCTQGVFLRRLQDDPMLEQVSCVVFDEFHERTLDSDLALALVSQVRSALRPDLKIIVMSATLDATPVSKYLGDCPIIESAGRSYPVAIEHIATPVKKRIEESVAEAVKQMAHESTGHVLAFLPGLNEILRTQELLKTYAEDEQIALMPLHGEMPLESQQRVLTDKSSRKIILATNVAETSITIDGVTAVVDSGMSRINSFDRQLGLNRLNLARISRAAADQRAGRAGRTSSGKCLRLWTANEHLGLSEHTEPEITRVELSECVLQLLDWGESDLTAFGWFEAPTASALAHALALLERLGAIHHGLLTPQGKRMARMPLQPRLARLIIEGESLGQLRRATLCAALLSERDPIRRPPESLTAQHKSASDVLDRVWALEDYAASGQKHSIVGEINIGGARRIIQTSDQLFKQVVQSGEHKSGQDKSTTTHDTIADDAVRRILLAAFPDRVCRRRQPASRQALMVGGRGVRLTDQSAVSDGELFIAVELVELGKSEASVRQASTIDKSWLPTELLGTTIDAFYDSSKQKVMTMKRTRFADLIIDETVAALPPEMDAGTILAQALASSADLEALVDDDARQYLARIACLQDKMPELGLPQFSATPWVDLLDDWCMGCSSLAELKAQSFLAVIQAKLTHQQRSEIEREAPERMPVPSGNQIKLTYEAGKAPVLAVRIQELFGMIDTPKIARNRQPVLVHLLAPNYRVQQITPDLASFWKNTYPEVKKDLKARYPKHSWPDDPLIAQAERGPKRKRPT comes from the coding sequence ATGCCGCTCAAGCCACTGCCCATCGATGCTGTTATCCCGGACGCCCTGCAAAGGCTGCAAGACAAAGGCGCGCTGGTCCTCATCGCCGCACCTGGTGCCGGCAAAACCACGCGCATACCTCCGGCAGTACTGGACGCTAAGCTGGCCAATCTGGCTAGCGGACAGCCTGGGCAAATTGTAGTACTGCAGCCACGCCGTGTAGCTGCGCGCTCTGCTGCCGCACGCATATCTGATGAGCGCGGCACAAAGCTAGGGCAAGAAATAGGCTACATGGTCAGACATGAGCGCCTCTGCTCAAGAGATACTCGCATACTGGTGTGCACCCAGGGTGTATTTTTGCGTCGCCTGCAAGACGATCCCATGCTAGAACAAGTATCCTGCGTGGTTTTTGATGAGTTTCACGAACGCACTCTGGATAGCGACCTGGCTCTCGCGCTAGTCAGCCAGGTACGATCAGCTCTGCGCCCTGACCTCAAAATCATTGTCATGTCAGCCACTCTTGACGCCACTCCGGTGAGCAAATATCTCGGCGATTGCCCCATCATCGAGAGCGCAGGACGCTCTTATCCTGTGGCAATTGAGCATATTGCCACGCCAGTCAAAAAGCGCATCGAAGAATCAGTCGCGGAAGCCGTCAAACAAATGGCCCACGAAAGCACCGGGCATGTGCTTGCATTTTTGCCAGGTCTCAATGAAATATTGAGAACACAAGAGCTGCTTAAAACATACGCAGAAGACGAGCAAATTGCCCTCATGCCACTGCATGGAGAGATGCCACTGGAGAGCCAGCAACGTGTCCTCACAGATAAAAGCTCACGCAAAATCATACTGGCGACAAACGTTGCCGAAACATCAATCACCATAGATGGTGTCACCGCCGTAGTAGACAGCGGTATGTCGCGCATCAATAGTTTTGACAGGCAGCTTGGACTCAATCGTCTCAATCTAGCGCGCATATCCAGAGCCGCAGCGGACCAAAGAGCCGGTCGTGCCGGTCGCACCAGTAGCGGCAAATGCTTGAGACTCTGGACCGCCAACGAACACCTCGGACTAAGTGAGCACACCGAGCCAGAGATAACACGCGTAGAGCTATCCGAATGTGTCTTGCAACTTTTGGACTGGGGCGAGTCTGATCTGACCGCCTTTGGTTGGTTTGAGGCACCCACAGCCAGTGCATTAGCTCACGCTCTGGCACTACTGGAGAGGCTCGGCGCCATCCACCACGGACTACTGACGCCGCAAGGCAAACGCATGGCGAGGATGCCACTGCAACCGCGTCTGGCAAGATTGATCATCGAGGGCGAGAGCCTCGGACAACTCCGCCGCGCCACTCTCTGTGCCGCTCTCCTCTCTGAGCGCGACCCAATCCGCCGACCTCCAGAGAGCCTCACCGCCCAACACAAATCAGCATCCGACGTACTCGACCGAGTATGGGCACTTGAGGACTACGCAGCAAGCGGTCAAAAACACTCCATTGTCGGCGAGATCAATATCGGTGGCGCCAGACGGATAATCCAAACGTCCGATCAGCTTTTTAAACAAGTTGTGCAATCTGGCGAGCATAAGTCCGGTCAGGACAAAAGCACCACTACCCATGACACCATTGCCGATGACGCGGTGCGCCGTATACTTCTTGCGGCCTTTCCCGATAGAGTATGCCGCAGGAGACAACCCGCCAGCCGCCAGGCACTTATGGTGGGCGGTCGCGGTGTGAGACTGACAGACCAATCCGCCGTCTCAGATGGTGAACTGTTTATCGCAGTGGAGCTAGTCGAGCTGGGCAAATCCGAAGCCTCAGTCAGACAAGCCTCGACCATCGATAAGAGCTGGCTCCCCACCGAACTATTGGGGACTACTATCGATGCCTTTTACGACAGTAGCAAACAAAAAGTCATGACGATGAAGCGCACACGTTTTGCCGATCTAATCATAGATGAGACTGTAGCAGCCTTGCCGCCAGAAATGGATGCAGGCACTATTTTGGCTCAGGCTCTTGCTTCCAGTGCGGACCTGGAGGCACTAGTGGATGATGATGCCAGACAATATCTGGCTCGCATTGCCTGCTTGCAGGACAAAATGCCAGAGCTTGGTCTACCACAGTTTAGTGCTACACCATGGGTAGATCTGCTCGATGACTGGTGCATGGGCTGCTCTAGTCTGGCGGAGCTAAAAGCACAATCTTTTTTGGCAGTGATACAAGCAAAGCTAACACACCAGCAGCGCTCAGAGATAGAGCGTGAAGCCCCAGAGCGCATGCCTGTACCCAGTGGCAATCAAATCAAATTGACCTACGAAGCTGGTAAGGCGCCAGTGCTCGCAGTGCGCATACAAGAGCTGTTTGGCATGATAGACACACCAAAAATTGCCCGTAATAGACAGCCCGTACTGGTGCATCTACTGGCACCCAATTACCGCGTGCAACAAATCACACCGGACCTCGCCAGCTTTTGGAAAAACACCTATCCAGAAGTCAAAAAAGATCTCAAAGCACGTTATCCCAAACACTCATGGCCAGACGATCCACTCATTGCGCAAGCGGAGCGTGGTCCCAAACGTAAGAGACCGACCTAA
- the htpX gene encoding protease HtpX: MAIVKRVFLFLLTNFLVITTCSIFFYIFGVGNYTSKYGIDYVGLAIFALVYGMAGSIISLMMSRAMAKWSYGVKLIDANNSNPALRSILTMAHDLSAKAGLKKMPEVGVYESPELNAFATGPTKSRALLAVSTGLLQSMSADEIEGVLGHEISHIANGDMVTMTLLQGIVNAFAIFLSRAVAWTVTRNRDNGEGGSGIAYYVVSFVLQTVFLLLGSIVVAWFSRYREFRADAGGANLAGRSSMIHALERLQRTYDRMQPQGDALASMKISSKPAGLLGKLFSSHPPLEERIKVLSELKTV, from the coding sequence TTGGCTATCGTCAAAAGAGTATTTTTGTTTTTGCTCACAAACTTCCTTGTGATCACGACTTGCTCGATATTTTTCTATATCTTTGGCGTGGGCAACTACACCAGTAAATATGGCATAGACTATGTCGGGCTGGCTATCTTTGCGCTTGTGTATGGTATGGCTGGCTCGATTATTTCACTAATGATGTCCCGTGCCATGGCTAAGTGGAGTTATGGTGTAAAACTAATCGATGCCAATAACAGCAATCCTGCCTTGCGCTCGATACTGACTATGGCACATGACCTATCCGCCAAAGCTGGTCTCAAAAAGATGCCAGAGGTGGGTGTCTATGAGAGCCCTGAGCTAAACGCTTTTGCCACCGGTCCCACCAAGTCCAGGGCGCTATTGGCAGTGTCTACAGGACTTTTGCAGAGTATGAGCGCCGATGAGATAGAGGGCGTGCTCGGTCATGAGATTAGCCACATTGCTAACGGCGATATGGTTACGATGACTTTGCTGCAAGGCATAGTCAACGCTTTTGCTATATTCCTCTCACGGGCTGTTGCCTGGACTGTCACTCGTAATCGCGATAACGGTGAGGGCGGCAGTGGCATCGCCTATTACGTAGTCAGTTTTGTATTGCAAACAGTATTTCTCTTGCTGGGTTCGATTGTGGTTGCTTGGTTTTCGCGTTACAGAGAGTTTAGGGCTGACGCTGGGGGTGCCAACCTAGCCGGTCGCTCATCGATGATCCATGCTCTTGAGCGTCTGCAACGCACCTATGACCGTATGCAACCTCAGGGCGATGCACTGGCTAGCATGAAGATCTCCAGCAAGCCTGCTGGCTTGCTCGGTAAGCTCTTCTCCAGTCATCCTCCGCTGGAAGAACGTATCAAAGTCCTATCAGAATTGAAGACTGTTTAA
- a CDS encoding methyltransferase domain-containing protein, translating into MDLAAVSFLLSQAGRAALDELTQTPILPANELKLISSLRKRFDMTTTAALIEAAQARQRAVRQRKYGRADQMFFTRDGLEQSSGEVIANYRARRFVATMPKDARIADLCCGIGGDTIALAQYFDVTGFDLDETRLQLAHANAHVCGVQDKLQVRQSDVTSFDGQAECAAKGNSSGDQSTTIKYDGVFFDPGRRDKNGKRIYDPERYSPPLSTIRNWLKTTAGTAVKVSPGIDYEQLRAAGLDFEVEIISQAGEVKEAVLWLGAFKRPEVARRATLLQGDDVLSYDDAAGIPDLPITTPRGYIHEPDGAIIRAGLVGLLGEPLAATKIDPDIAYLTGDTPSDAVTARSFAVLDSMPFSLKKLKSSLQALKCGRVVVKKRGSPLSPEELIKALAIKGDGKELTVILTHLSGTHSAIICEEVKPSHS; encoded by the coding sequence ATGGATTTAGCGGCAGTCAGTTTTTTACTATCCCAGGCAGGGCGCGCAGCTCTCGATGAGCTGACGCAAACACCTATACTGCCAGCCAATGAGCTTAAATTGATAAGCTCATTGCGCAAACGCTTTGACATGACGACAACAGCTGCTCTAATCGAGGCGGCACAAGCCAGGCAAAGAGCGGTAAGACAACGCAAATATGGGCGCGCCGATCAGATGTTTTTTACTAGAGATGGGCTGGAGCAATCCAGTGGCGAAGTAATAGCCAACTATCGCGCCAGGCGCTTTGTGGCAACCATGCCAAAGGACGCCAGGATAGCAGATCTATGCTGCGGTATTGGCGGTGATACCATAGCTCTGGCTCAATACTTTGATGTAACTGGCTTTGACTTAGATGAGACCAGACTGCAATTAGCCCACGCCAACGCTCATGTATGCGGTGTGCAAGACAAACTGCAAGTGCGGCAGTCGGATGTGACAAGCTTTGACGGTCAGGCAGAGTGCGCGGCGAAGGGCAACAGTAGCGGTGATCAAAGTACAACGATCAAATACGACGGAGTATTTTTTGACCCGGGCAGGCGAGACAAAAACGGCAAACGTATTTACGACCCTGAGCGCTACAGCCCGCCTCTATCCACCATACGCAACTGGCTCAAAACTACTGCTGGCACTGCCGTCAAAGTCTCACCAGGTATAGACTACGAGCAGCTCCGGGCAGCTGGTCTGGACTTTGAGGTGGAGATAATCTCACAAGCCGGCGAAGTCAAAGAAGCAGTACTCTGGCTGGGAGCATTTAAACGCCCAGAGGTAGCCAGACGCGCCACGCTACTACAAGGCGATGATGTGCTCAGTTATGATGATGCAGCAGGCATCCCGGACTTGCCCATCACCACACCACGAGGCTACATCCATGAGCCAGATGGAGCAATAATAAGAGCGGGACTGGTAGGGCTTTTGGGAGAGCCACTGGCTGCCACAAAAATCGATCCTGATATAGCCTACCTCACCGGAGACACTCCCTCCGATGCAGTGACAGCGCGCTCCTTTGCCGTACTCGATAGCATGCCCTTTAGCCTCAAAAAACTCAAAAGCAGCTTGCAAGCCCTAAAATGCGGAAGAGTAGTAGTCAAAAAACGTGGCTCACCACTCTCTCCCGAAGAGTTGATAAAAGCGCTAGCTATCAAGGGCGACGGCAAAGAGCTGACAGTCATCCTCACTCATCTAAGTGGCACCCATAGCGCCATCATTTGCGAAGAAGTCAAACCAAGCCACAGCTAG
- a CDS encoding linear amide C-N hydrolase has translation MASNKLLNLLAVGTLLNTLFGGCTWQSAQACTDFLLQANDRSAIVGRSMEWGLDLDSQIWQHNRGQLRTSTAPDGKSGVRWTSKYGYLGLDAHSMPLALDGINEKGLSMGQLWLPGTVYQKVPGDHPEVALSVVDLGHWVLGNFATVDEVKAAIGGVKIWAPEMADWGGIPTCHLALHDATGKSVVIEFVGGEQKIYDNLGHVLTNAPTFDWHLTNLRNYIKVSAANASPITVGDSVLAPPGQGGGFLGIPGDWTPPSRFVRTSAMLNFAKPANNAAEGITLAQHLLNAVDIPLGDVRTAKNDLEHSDYTQWVVVKDLTNRVLYFRSYYNQALCQIDLKKLDFGSGTESRRLMAVSGGISSLDMTDLLPGAKGEPSK, from the coding sequence ATGGCAAGCAATAAGCTTTTGAACTTACTGGCAGTCGGTACATTACTAAATACCCTTTTTGGTGGTTGTACCTGGCAGTCGGCTCAAGCATGTACTGATTTTTTACTGCAGGCCAATGATCGCTCTGCCATTGTCGGGCGCAGTATGGAGTGGGGGCTCGATCTCGACTCACAGATTTGGCAGCACAATCGTGGGCAGTTGCGCACATCCACTGCACCTGACGGCAAGTCAGGAGTGCGTTGGACCAGCAAATATGGATACCTCGGGCTCGATGCTCACAGTATGCCGTTAGCGCTTGATGGCATCAACGAGAAGGGGCTATCGATGGGACAGCTCTGGCTACCAGGCACGGTCTATCAAAAGGTACCTGGCGATCACCCTGAGGTCGCCCTTAGTGTGGTCGATCTCGGGCACTGGGTGTTGGGTAATTTTGCCACCGTTGACGAAGTTAAAGCTGCCATTGGTGGTGTCAAAATCTGGGCACCAGAAATGGCTGACTGGGGTGGTATCCCCACCTGCCACCTGGCTTTGCATGACGCTACTGGTAAGAGTGTAGTGATTGAATTTGTTGGTGGTGAGCAAAAAATCTACGACAATCTCGGGCATGTACTCACTAATGCGCCTACGTTTGATTGGCATTTGACCAATTTGCGCAACTACATCAAAGTATCTGCTGCCAACGCCAGCCCTATCACCGTCGGGGACTCTGTTTTAGCACCGCCAGGGCAGGGTGGGGGCTTCCTTGGGATACCTGGTGACTGGACTCCGCCATCTAGGTTTGTGCGTACCTCAGCTATGCTAAATTTTGCCAAGCCAGCCAATAATGCCGCTGAAGGCATTACCCTCGCCCAGCATCTGCTCAACGCCGTCGACATCCCGCTGGGCGATGTACGCACGGCTAAGAATGATCTTGAGCACAGTGACTATACTCAGTGGGTTGTGGTCAAAGATTTGACTAATCGCGTTTTGTATTTTCGCTCATACTACAATCAGGCACTCTGCCAAATTGATCTCAAAAAACTGGACTTTGGCTCAGGCACCGAGTCTCGCAGGCTGATGGCTGTCTCTGGCGGCATCTCGTCACTCGATATGACCGATCTTTTGCCTGGCGCCAAAGGTGAGCCAAGCAAGTAG
- a CDS encoding tetratricopeptide repeat protein, with translation MAEEVDDNDNLEPVTEGVSNEPPAVFAAGQAPVNLAKKTANKLDWMMPDYAEEDARGEGKAIAGLAEELQSTAAQTVSMQGNDGSAVRKAPPVTFAEEFQSALQSAPALDLQQMHQPADLAQLQQEQAQLQQGQSGAQAVLPPAVNPAVPAPLHVDHSQHQSIDEFKAAPSSIHFLKPPEGRVLPPEPDVEESATQFVQLPELPRSLDTLKLNEAGPIAPAPTRPVYSKKSDGSEKLVSPDRLQTPQPDAGEGTAIAPAIGQPPPAPDLQDADVASAKPGYAPPAPQFAPPPAHFESQQSQSQSAPKSIPADRSVGSTPAAPATIPAATPAAPAATPAATPRKSRLPRSIAAPDDVDVEPELEPVPHGRSFRKLPPSRTSDAPLPIERSLQSPSSKVAIIIAVSVLVGAGVGVGFLASIKKPADAPDTAGSATAGISSSMPAGRSTAARTIDAASLLGTKGTGGESGAAPGATFAPVDTRDLKSIDAARDAGAKQLLAGNYEGARKCYTAALAFDGHDMTSLHKRGLSNYLLGAYAVALIDLNKVLERDHRYIPALLDRAAAYYKLGEYKKAQADYDLVFAVDRGNRFALLGLSLCKSKQNLSEEALKTLSRLTFGDPGYVGGYEAAGYEFIKTGDYQRAAVAFSKALNVAPNNDNIYALRARSYLLAGDKAHAIEDYNRAIALCKDSASAVNYKHDLAVAQGAN, from the coding sequence ATGGCTGAAGAAGTAGACGATAACGACAATCTAGAGCCGGTTACGGAGGGTGTCTCTAACGAGCCTCCTGCTGTTTTTGCTGCTGGGCAAGCACCTGTCAATCTCGCTAAAAAAACTGCCAATAAGCTTGATTGGATGATGCCTGATTATGCCGAAGAAGACGCTCGTGGAGAGGGCAAGGCAATTGCCGGTTTAGCCGAAGAGTTGCAGTCTACTGCTGCTCAGACTGTTTCGATGCAAGGCAACGATGGCAGTGCGGTACGTAAGGCCCCACCCGTGACTTTTGCTGAAGAATTTCAAAGTGCACTACAATCTGCTCCGGCTCTAGACCTTCAGCAGATGCACCAGCCTGCCGACCTGGCTCAGTTGCAGCAGGAGCAAGCGCAATTGCAGCAGGGGCAAAGTGGTGCCCAGGCAGTGTTGCCGCCGGCTGTAAATCCTGCTGTCCCGGCCCCGCTACATGTAGACCACAGTCAGCATCAGTCAATCGACGAGTTTAAGGCAGCACCTTCTTCTATCCATTTTCTCAAACCACCTGAGGGGCGTGTTTTGCCTCCTGAGCCGGATGTCGAGGAATCAGCTACGCAATTTGTACAATTGCCAGAGTTGCCGCGCTCGCTAGATACGCTCAAGCTGAATGAGGCTGGACCAATAGCACCAGCTCCCACAAGACCTGTCTATAGTAAAAAGAGTGATGGCTCAGAAAAGCTTGTCTCTCCCGACCGGCTCCAGACGCCGCAACCGGATGCTGGTGAAGGCACTGCGATTGCACCGGCCATTGGTCAGCCGCCGCCTGCTCCAGATCTCCAGGATGCTGATGTGGCAAGCGCCAAGCCTGGATACGCACCTCCCGCTCCTCAGTTTGCGCCGCCACCAGCCCATTTTGAATCTCAGCAAAGCCAGTCTCAGTCTGCGCCAAAATCTATTCCAGCCGATAGATCTGTTGGCTCAACCCCCGCTGCCCCCGCTACAATCCCTGCTGCCACCCCTGCTGCCCCTGCTGCAACCCCCGCTGCAACACCGCGCAAGAGCCGCTTGCCGCGTTCGATTGCTGCACCAGACGATGTTGATGTTGAGCCAGAGCTAGAGCCAGTGCCTCACGGTCGGTCATTTCGCAAATTGCCGCCATCGCGTACATCGGATGCACCTTTGCCAATTGAGCGCAGTTTGCAAAGTCCCAGCTCCAAAGTAGCGATAATCATCGCTGTCAGTGTGCTTGTTGGCGCTGGTGTTGGTGTGGGATTTTTGGCTAGTATCAAAAAGCCTGCTGATGCACCTGATACTGCTGGCAGTGCCACTGCTGGTATCTCATCGAGTATGCCTGCTGGTCGCTCAACTGCTGCCCGCACTATTGACGCAGCTAGCTTGCTTGGTACCAAAGGCACTGGTGGTGAGAGTGGAGCTGCACCAGGAGCGACTTTTGCCCCTGTCGATACAAGGGATCTTAAGTCTATCGATGCAGCTCGGGATGCCGGTGCTAAACAGCTCCTTGCTGGTAATTATGAGGGCGCGCGCAAATGCTATACGGCTGCGCTGGCTTTTGATGGGCATGATATGACCAGTCTGCATAAACGTGGTCTCTCTAACTATCTCCTGGGTGCATATGCAGTGGCACTTATTGATCTCAACAAGGTCCTGGAGCGCGATCATCGCTACATCCCGGCGCTATTGGATAGGGCTGCTGCCTATTACAAGCTTGGTGAATACAAAAAGGCTCAAGCTGATTACGATCTCGTCTTTGCTGTCGACCGTGGCAATCGCTTTGCACTCCTGGGTCTCAGTCTTTGTAAGAGTAAACAAAACCTCAGCGAAGAAGCTCTTAAAACATTGAGCCGTCTCACTTTTGGCGATCCTGGATATGTCGGCGGCTATGAGGCTGCTGGTTATGAATTTATCAAGACTGGCGATTATCAAAGAGCTGCTGTGGCTTTTAGCAAAGCCCTCAATGTTGCACCAAACAATGACAATATTTATGCCTTGCGGGCGCGCTCTTATTTACTAGCTGGGGACAAAGCTCACGCAATTGAGGATTACAATAGGGCCATAGCGCTTTGCAAAGATTCTGCCAGTGCTGTCAATTATAAGCATGACCTGGCTGTAGCTCAGGGCGCTAACTAG